A genomic segment from Verrucomicrobiota bacterium encodes:
- the rsfS gene encoding ribosome silencing factor, which yields MARKRTPRLPSGEAIARRSRELLDEKLARDMVILDLRGLSTITDYFVICTGDSQRQIRAVAEHVMETFHKDGVRVNHVEGLDEGSWVVIDYVVAIVHIFAPETRDLYNLESLWGDAPRLD from the coding sequence ATGGCACGAAAGAGAACGCCCCGGCTGCCGAGCGGTGAGGCCATCGCACGCCGCAGCCGTGAACTGCTCGACGAGAAACTCGCACGCGACATGGTCATACTCGACCTGCGCGGGCTCTCGACGATCACCGACTACTTCGTCATCTGCACCGGCGACTCGCAGCGCCAGATCCGCGCTGTGGCCGAGCACGTCATGGAGACGTTCCACAAGGACGGCGTGCGCGTCAACCACGTCGAGGGTCTCGATGAGGGGAGTTGGGTCGTGATCGACTACGTTGTGGCCATCGTCCACATCTTCGCGCCCGAAACGCGCGACCTCTACAACCTCGAAAGCCTCTGGGGCGACGCCCCACGCCTCGACTAA